In Heterodontus francisci isolate sHetFra1 chromosome 19, sHetFra1.hap1, whole genome shotgun sequence, the sequence TGAACTATTGCAGATATGCCTGGCTATGGTACTAGATTACCATGTTTTCCATTGAGGCTTGACTCACTCAATGTGGCATCTCTCAAGCTAAGTCAacgccccacccccaccaaaggATGGCAGCCACAAGTTAATAATGACAAGTGCAGATCTGAGGCCCATCTAGGTGTACAAGAGATACCAGTAACTCCTCAAGAGTAACATGGTGAGCAGCACACCTCAAACTGCAGCACACCTCAAACTGCAAGTGCATGGTCACTGTCCTCCTGATCACAGCATGCCTTTTGATTGAATTACACACCAAGATTTTTATGTACCTGCATCACCTGCAAGTGGATcataggtcatagatttaaaatatttggcagAAGAACTACATGggaaatgaggagacattttttcatgCAGATGGTTGTTAAGATTTGGAACACACTACTTGTAAGGATGGTGGAATCAGCGtccacaggaactttcaaaaggcaattggccatatacttgaagaggactaatttgcagggtgaTGGTGAAAAAGATGCAGTATGGGGCTAAATgagacagttctttcaaagagccatcacgAGCACAATGGGGCGAATGGCGGCCCCCTGTGCCATAAGATCTATTATCAAACTGGCAACAGAAGCCTTGACGACGAGGTCATACAATGTATTCAGGGACAATTTCTtagaaccagggaacaggctattttagatctggtaatgtttaatgtgacaggattaatgaatgatTTCATAGTAATGATTgcatagggaagagtgatcataacatgataaatTTCAcgtttcagtttgaaggtgagaaacttgggtctgaaactagtgtcttaaacttaaagaaAAGCAATTACGaatgtatgaagacagagttggctaaagtggactgggaaaatagattaaaaggtaagacagtagacaagcagtggcagacatttaaggagaaatTTCATACTTCTCAACAAAGACATATTGTatcgagaaagaaagactctacaaaaaggatgaaccatctgtgggtaactaaggaagttaaaggtggtatcaaattgaaagaaaagggctACAATGTTGCAAAGTTAGTCCTAGCCGAGAAGATcgggaaaattttagaaatcagcaaaggatgacaaaaataatgaagagggagaaaatagattaaactaacaagaaatataaaaacaaacagtaagagcatcgacaaatatataaaaaggaataagtaactaaaataaacattggtcccttcaCGGATAAGACtgggagaattaataatgggaaacaaggaaatggcagagactttgaacaaatattttgtatctgtcttcatggtcgaAGAAACTAAAAGCATTCcactaatagtagaaaatcaggggcaaaaggaaggaacttaaaacaatcatcatcactagataAAAAGTACGAggcaaattaatgggactaaaggctgacaagtcctctaGATGGCCTTGGGTtttaaaagaaatagctgcagagatggtggatgcattagttgtaatcttccaaaatttctgagattctggaaaggtccagcAGATTATAAATCCAcaaatgtaatgcccctattcaaagtagggcagcacagtggtgcaaagggtggcacagtggttagcagtgcagcctcacagctccagcgacccaggttcggttctgggtactgcctgtgtggagtttgcaagttctgcctgtgaccgtgtgggtttccgccgggtgctccggtttcctcccacagccaaagatttgcaggttgataggtaaattggccattgttaaattgcccctagtgtaggtaggtggtaggagaatggtggggacgtggtagggaaaataggattcatgtaggattagtataaatgggtggttgttggttggcacagactcggtgagccgaagggcctgtttcagtgctgtatctctctctatgactctatgagacagAAAGTGGGAaaatataggccagtcagcctaacatccagcattaggaaaatgctgaaatccattattaaggacgtagtagcaggatatttagaaaattatAACACAACCAAGCAGAattaacatggttttgtaaaaagggaaatcatgtttgacaaatctgtgagagttctttgaggatgttaacaagcagggtggataatggggaaccaatagatgtaaagtatttggatttccaaaaggtattcaataagatGATACATAAAAGGCTACTGCACaggataagaactcatggtgttaggattaccatggatagaggattggctaactaacagcaaacagagtcaggataaatgggtcattttcaggttgaccaACTGTAACTagcggggtactgcagggatcagtgttgggtgtcaattatttacaatccatattcatgacttggatgaagggaccgagtgtattttattcagatttgctgatgatacaaagataggcgggaaagcaagttgtgaggagggcacaaagagtttgcaaagggatatagatagttatttatttagagatacagcactgaaacaggcccttcagggttaagtgagtgggcaaaaatttggaagatggcgtaaatgtgggaaaatgcgaggttatccactttggtaggaagagcagaaagcaaaatattatttaaagggagagagactacagaatgctgcggcgcagagggatctggatgtcctcaaacatgaaacacaaaacgttagcatgcaggttcagcaagtaattaggaaggcaaatggaatgttggcctttattgcaaggggatggagtataaaaagtACGGAAGTTTTGCTAGgtctgtgcagggtgttggtgagatcacaccgacggtactgtgtacagttttggtctccttaagagggatatacttgcactggaagcagttcagagaaggtttactaggttgattcctaggatgaagggttgtcctatgaggtagaggcctgctacctgacccaaacccgacgggacctgacaacGTGTGTCGGgtacgggtcgggcccatcttcaggctctggctttcgggcttgggtcgggtcgggtcgggccaagtccaagtcgagtcgggttgggctggacacgcAGGGTCAGTGCTGTCCCAGTATGTATTAAAAATAAaatacttacctgagctgggagaccgggacgaaactgagtctgcgcagtgagcgagtgatgtcaccatGACATCATCACACACGCACGGCAGCTACGTGGAGGTTCCGAGTTgggaggtaagtaaagggatggtcgggtcaggctcggatcAGGTCAATTTGaggtgggctcgggtcgggttgggcttggggcaaaagcggagggactcgggccgggtcgggctcgggtttgtTTTCCCAACCTAAAGTAGACCTCTACTTTGAGGcaagtttgagcaggttgggccgatacacATTGGACTTATTGGAACATGTAAGTTTctcagagggcttgacagggtagttgctgagagggTGATAcccctcgggggtgggggggggcaatcCAGAACTGGGGGCTTAGTTTCAGAACAAGGGGTTGctgatttaagacggagatgaggctgaatttcttctctcagagggttacacatctccccagagagctgtggaggctgaatcATTGAATCGATTCAAGGCAGAGttggatttttgaactataggggagttaagggttatggggaacaggcagcaaAGTGGAAGTGAGGCCAgaatgagatcaaccatgatcttatcgaatagtggagcaggctcgaggggctgtgtgGTCTATTGCTGgctcctatgtcttatgttcttattaagTAGAAACCAAAAGCAGGTTTGTGAGGCAAAGTGTGAGAAACACTGAGAACACCAGAGGGAGAGAATCACCAACTGATAGATTCCCTCTATCGTTTTAACTGGAAACCCGAGTTAGGGAGTAGAAGCTCGGGGCCTGTAGGCACGTTAACAAAATAAGGAAGTTTATCTTCACGACCTTCGGCGGCCgcaaagcgctttccagccaatgaagtactgttgaggCGCAGTCAGGAGAGGAAAGGCGGAGGCCGCTCGGTTCTACTCACAGAACGTTTCGTGCCCAATGCGCACGTTTATCATGATCCACTCGAGAACACCGCCCAGGACAAAGAAACAAGGCAGGAAGCGGTAGATGCCGAACCTTCCCTTCCCAGGGACGAAATTCAACAAGCGTTTGACCCGGGAGCTCAGTTGCATTGCTGGCCGGGGATCGGGTTCTGCCTCactgggtccgggtccgggtccgggtccggtgtGACCGGCTGCAGAGTCGCTGGGTCCGGGACTACGGGAAGGGGGGTGGAGGTGAAGCCGCTGCTTTAATGCACCAAATCAACCCTTTGCAATCTTGAGCAGCCCGATGTCACTGAGACGGTGACCCAGCCTGGCCCTGACAAATACTAATCATTGCTCAATCCTCACTGAAAGGTTGTCACAAAGTGCAGCGGATCGGAAGGAGATGAGTTCGGGCATAGACCGTTCCCACATCCTCCATAGCGCTGCTAAATAGAGGCTGAGGCTTTCATTAACAGTGAGCTCAAGAAGTCATGAATGGTGAGCAAAAGCCATCGCAACTCGTAGTAGAATTAATAAAACAGAATTGCGCTAAGCGTTTACATCTCTGAAAGGATAACTTTACAGAATAGTCCTGTCTTATTATGAAACACCCTCGCCAACCTTACACACCGCCCATTACCAATCATCTCACAACCCTGCCATGATCCTTTGGTGTAACTGCGTAGAGTTGCCAAACCTCCTGGATTGTCTGGaagctccaggaattaaagattaatctttcGGACGCTGCTGTCCGGCAACCCCGGGAGAAAAATCACAGGGGCAATAAaaacttttaaaaattcttttaacACTTTCACCACTTCATTATTAAAATATTGAAGAGGGGGGACTGATTAACAGTCAAGAATCATGCACTCAGGTAACAAACCAGTCTGTTTGTTCACTTGACATAGGAATTCCTGGAGTTTTCATCtcgacctcctgcctccaactggcCGCCCCCACACTCCCAGAATTTGTGGGCAGGCAGGGCAGCAGGAGGGTGAAAGTATGCTGGAAGTGTGTGAGGACAGATCAGTTGGAGGGAGGAggttgtgatgaaacctccaggaatacaaacAGCTACAGTTGGCAACTCTACAACCATGTAGCATCATCCTGTTGCTATAGGTCTGTAGCAGTTTCTGTAGTTGCTGTAGcagtttcctccaactaaatattgggcagACTGAAAGCAATGCCCTCAGTCCCTGccccaaactccatttcctagccacTGACTTCATTCCTCCCCCagaaactgtctgaggctgaaccataatgttcacaactttggtgtcatatttgtccCTGAGATGAGCTAACGAtgacatcactaagaccgcctatttccacttctgtaatctCGTCCGACTGTGTCCCTTCgttttctgctgaaaccctcatccatgcctttgttagctcgAGACTAGGctgacacactcctggctggcctcccacagttgcgtcggagacggagattctgggagaatggaatggaatccttacaggaggctgggtgtgaggaagtgtagtcgaggtagctgcaggagtctgtgggcttataacAAATATTCGTGGACAGCCTATGcccagagatggagact encodes:
- the LOC137380402 gene encoding small integral membrane protein 4; amino-acid sequence: MQLSSRVKRLLNFVPGKGRFGIYRFLPCFFVLGGVLEWIMINVRIGHETFYDVYRRKRSERQYQQTLEELPTSGNQLPSK